One region of bacterium genomic DNA includes:
- the fabL gene encoding enoyl-[acyl-carrier-protein] reductase FabL — protein MQGQVALVTGGSRGIGRAIALRLAEAGAHVAINYLRQRTAAEETVAAIRALGRQALAIRANVGEYEAIKEMVGEIKKEFGRLDILVSNAASGVLKPALELTEKHWHWTMDINAGTLLPLTQQAVPLMGEKGGHIVAVSSLGSVRAIPNYAAVGASKAALESLVRHLALELAPKKISVNAVSAGVVDTDALSHFPNREQLLSHSAQRTPTGRLTTPADVADAVLFLCSGLSAQIQGQTIVIDGGYSITG, from the coding sequence TTGCAGGGACAGGTTGCGTTGGTCACCGGCGGGTCGCGCGGCATCGGTCGTGCCATCGCTCTGCGGCTGGCTGAGGCCGGCGCCCATGTGGCGATCAATTATCTGCGTCAGCGCACTGCGGCTGAAGAGACCGTGGCTGCCATTCGCGCCTTGGGCCGGCAGGCTTTGGCCATCCGCGCCAACGTGGGGGAATATGAGGCCATCAAGGAGATGGTGGGAGAAATCAAAAAGGAATTTGGCCGGCTGGATATTCTCGTTTCCAACGCAGCCTCCGGCGTTCTCAAGCCCGCCCTGGAGCTGACCGAAAAACATTGGCACTGGACCATGGATATCAACGCCGGCACGCTGTTGCCGCTGACTCAGCAAGCCGTGCCTTTGATGGGCGAAAAGGGCGGTCATATCGTCGCGGTCTCCAGCTTGGGCTCGGTGCGCGCCATACCCAATTATGCGGCTGTAGGCGCCTCCAAGGCCGCTCTGGAATCGCTCGTCCGCCATTTGGCGCTGGAACTGGCGCCGAAAAAAATCAGTGTCAATGCTGTGTCCGCCGGTGTGGTCGACACCGATGCTTTAAGCCACTTCCCCAACCGGGAACAGTTGCTCAGCCATTCCGCACAGCGGACGCCCACAGGCCGATTGACCACGCCGGCGGACGTGGCGGATGCTGTGCTGTTTCTCTGCAGTGGATTGAGCGCACAGATTCAGGGACAGACGATTGTCATCGACGGCGGGTATTCAATCACCGGGTGA